Proteins found in one Paenibacillus sp. FSL R10-2782 genomic segment:
- a CDS encoding O-antigen ligase family protein, protein MSNYPWTSRINTIQHVFIFLLGALAVGIAATYQPVASIAAVCLLLLLAVSIHHPERISYAVLLSTAVSVDSLYQGGVFGIEILSLYKLGILALLVPCMLVYGIRLKFSYPIWALVIMLGITFGFSAWLPTLTTSIAVKAFVGLSLPFFFLLIQWKKEVAEKHIRLISLLPIISVVVGLVLQIVGMHSFTDVEFTGAVRVQGANIPPHLAMLSFLGIAVSLIEVKRKPQQAAFYYTVLALNFLILIATGTRGPILALLLMFAVYLFDIARQYLKGKVNYLLPLAGSFLIALGAVALQWNNLKKRSFERETDTGIDLSGRSEAWEYFLNRVQDYPWSGRGLGAVTVANDGTLFKGFVVPHNEYIRFYFDTGYIGCGLLMLSLLVVFVLIYRSLAKSIKPYFASLIAGFLIYSFSDNTLSTVQMIIPFCWYLNVLYQTSTQTDFRKEK, encoded by the coding sequence ATGAGCAACTATCCTTGGACTTCAAGAATAAACACAATACAGCATGTTTTCATTTTTCTTCTAGGCGCTCTTGCTGTAGGAATTGCGGCTACTTATCAGCCGGTGGCCAGCATTGCGGCAGTATGCTTACTGCTTCTGCTGGCCGTTTCTATCCATCATCCAGAGCGCATCAGCTATGCAGTTCTGCTGAGTACGGCGGTATCGGTGGATTCCTTGTATCAGGGTGGCGTATTCGGGATCGAGATTTTGTCATTATACAAATTGGGCATTTTGGCCTTGCTGGTACCGTGCATGCTCGTTTACGGCATACGTCTTAAATTTAGCTATCCGATCTGGGCATTGGTGATCATGCTGGGGATTACATTTGGATTTTCAGCATGGCTGCCTACGCTGACGACCTCGATTGCAGTGAAGGCGTTCGTCGGACTATCGTTGCCCTTCTTTTTTTTACTGATCCAGTGGAAGAAGGAGGTGGCCGAAAAGCATATCCGGTTGATCAGCCTGCTGCCGATCATTAGTGTGGTCGTTGGACTCGTTTTACAGATCGTAGGTATGCATTCGTTTACCGATGTGGAATTTACGGGAGCGGTGAGAGTACAGGGGGCGAATATTCCGCCGCATCTGGCGATGCTTTCCTTCCTCGGGATTGCCGTCTCGTTGATTGAGGTCAAACGCAAGCCGCAGCAAGCTGCCTTTTATTATACGGTGCTGGCGCTGAACTTTTTGATTCTGATTGCTACCGGCACACGCGGGCCGATTCTGGCACTGTTGCTCATGTTTGCTGTGTATCTGTTCGATATCGCCAGGCAGTATCTCAAGGGGAAAGTCAATTATTTGCTACCGCTGGCCGGATCGTTTTTGATTGCTCTGGGGGCGGTGGCCCTGCAATGGAACAATTTAAAAAAACGCTCCTTCGAGCGGGAGACCGATACGGGAATTGATCTGTCGGGACGCTCGGAGGCATGGGAATATTTCTTGAACAGAGTACAGGATTATCCGTGGTCAGGCAGGGGTCTTGGCGCGGTGACGGTTGCGAACGACGGGACGTTATTCAAAGGCTTTGTCGTGCCGCATAACGAGTATATACGCTTTTATTTTGACACGGGATATATTGGCTGCGGGTTATTGATGCTTTCATTGCTGGTCGTGTTCGTTCTCATTTACCGGTCGCTTGCCAAGTCGATCAAACCTTATTTTGCAAGCTTGATTGCGGGCTTTCTGATTTATTCATTTTCAGATAACACGTTGTCGACGGTTCAGATGATTATTCCATTTTGCTGGTATTTGAACGTTTTATACCAGACATCTACTCAAACCGATTTTCGCAAAGAGAAGTGA
- a CDS encoding WecB/TagA/CpsF family glycosyltransferase, whose product MSRVNMFDVNFDNYDFNDLLEFIDTSIEHQRHSYILTCNVDHVIKLRKDDEFRKVYSDAGAVVADGMPIIWASRLLKKPLKQKVSGSDLFTRLGEAFEDRGYRLFFLGAADGIPEKAMLNLQESYPNMNVVGCYSPSYGFEKNEEENRHIVQLLQEARPDIVFVGVGAPKQEKWIYRYYETYRAPISIGVGATFDFLSGNVKRAPELMQRTGFEWFWRLSQEPKRLWKRYLIEDSQFLVLLFKEMFKRNRVKGGQG is encoded by the coding sequence ATGAGCAGAGTGAACATGTTCGATGTCAACTTTGATAATTATGATTTTAACGATCTACTCGAATTTATAGATACTTCTATTGAGCATCAGCGTCATTCCTACATTTTGACCTGTAATGTCGATCATGTGATCAAGCTTCGCAAGGATGATGAATTCCGCAAGGTATATTCCGATGCAGGAGCTGTGGTGGCTGATGGAATGCCAATTATATGGGCGTCCAGGTTGCTGAAAAAACCCCTCAAGCAAAAGGTATCAGGCTCCGATCTGTTCACCCGGCTGGGGGAGGCTTTTGAGGATCGAGGCTATCGCTTGTTTTTTCTGGGGGCGGCGGATGGTATTCCCGAGAAGGCGATGCTCAATCTTCAGGAGTCGTACCCGAACATGAATGTAGTGGGCTGTTACTCTCCTTCCTATGGCTTTGAGAAAAATGAGGAAGAGAACAGACACATTGTCCAATTGCTGCAAGAGGCCCGCCCGGACATCGTTTTTGTCGGCGTAGGCGCACCTAAACAGGAAAAATGGATTTACAGATATTACGAGACATATCGCGCTCCGATTTCGATAGGGGTGGGAGCTACGTTTGATTTTCTGTCGGGAAATGTGAAGCGTGCACCGGAGCTGATGCAGAGGACGGGATTTGAATGGTTTTGGCGGTTGTCTCAAGAGCCTAAACGTTTGTGGAAAAGATACTTGATTGAGGATTCCCAGTTTCTCGTACTGCTGTTTAAGGAAATGTTCAAGCGGAACCGGGTGAAGGGAGGTCAGGGGTGA
- a CDS encoding O-antigen ligase family protein codes for MTRLADQQVSVWLGNRRGIGMIGMGVLACMLPLAIGFVSAKMNPTMSQQGAILLALVFPAFLLAIIQSRMLIPYTLMVWAVGPEIRRIADWLEGTYHSVSLLSLAPLLVSSMLIIPVLRGIHQAEKPLTRIAVFFGIELAYGSVVGLFKNGIVFAYDLANYVIPLLLLPYLAIKPMKAKELDRLLYSYANIAVLVAIYGIIQYLTVPPWDAFWMNNVEMNSIGIPEPLQIRVFSSMNSPGPCAIFLAMALVPMLMEKRWRGTLGWIGVLLTVVCLLITLVRSAWLIAFVMLLAYILTSSSKGKWKTLFQLAVVGLLLYIIVPKLPGAEGLVARMQTLTDIQQDHSYNERLDLLHTMLPAIVGNPVGQGIGSVGIGTKLDNGGDLGELGIMDNGYIAIFLTFGIFGAFFFFGGLFVIVKRLLVRIAERDSSQPYIRLALATWAGAVASLISDNGFPGMRGYLIWMMIGIGLWAKDVIAERR; via the coding sequence ATGACTCGGCTGGCAGATCAGCAGGTTTCCGTTTGGTTAGGAAATCGGCGTGGAATTGGCATGATCGGCATGGGAGTGCTGGCTTGTATGCTGCCACTCGCCATCGGATTTGTCAGCGCCAAGATGAATCCCACCATGAGCCAGCAGGGAGCCATATTGCTGGCACTCGTTTTTCCGGCCTTTTTGCTGGCGATTATCCAGTCGCGGATGCTGATTCCGTACACACTGATGGTGTGGGCAGTAGGTCCGGAAATCCGGCGCATTGCAGACTGGCTGGAGGGAACGTATCACTCGGTGTCCTTGTTGAGCTTGGCACCGTTGCTGGTCAGCAGCATGTTGATTATTCCTGTGCTGCGTGGCATTCATCAGGCGGAAAAGCCATTGACCCGAATTGCTGTGTTTTTTGGGATTGAACTAGCCTACGGAAGTGTGGTCGGGTTGTTCAAAAATGGAATCGTTTTTGCCTATGATTTAGCCAACTATGTGATTCCTTTGCTACTGCTGCCTTATCTTGCGATTAAGCCCATGAAAGCGAAGGAGCTGGACCGTCTGCTGTATTCCTATGCTAATATTGCCGTTCTCGTGGCGATTTACGGCATTATTCAGTATTTGACGGTGCCACCTTGGGATGCGTTTTGGATGAATAACGTAGAGATGAATTCCATTGGTATACCAGAGCCACTCCAAATCAGAGTTTTCTCTTCGATGAACTCGCCTGGTCCCTGCGCTATTTTCCTGGCAATGGCGCTTGTACCCATGCTGATGGAAAAACGGTGGCGCGGCACCTTGGGATGGATCGGAGTCCTGCTGACGGTCGTTTGTCTTTTGATCACGCTGGTACGTTCAGCCTGGCTGATTGCATTCGTTATGCTGCTGGCGTATATCCTCACTTCATCCTCCAAGGGAAAGTGGAAAACCTTGTTTCAACTTGCTGTTGTTGGCCTCCTTCTCTACATCATTGTTCCGAAGCTGCCGGGAGCAGAAGGTCTTGTGGCACGCATGCAGACGTTGACGGATATTCAACAGGATCATTCGTACAATGAACGCTTGGATCTGTTGCATACGATGCTTCCGGCCATTGTCGGTAATCCGGTAGGGCAGGGGATCGGGAGTGTCGGAATTGGAACCAAGCTAGATAACGGCGGCGATCTCGGTGAACTTGGGATTATGGATAATGGCTATATTGCCATTTTTCTCACCTTCGGTATTTTCGGAGCATTCTTTTTCTTCGGTGGTCTGTTCGTTATCGTCAAGCGCCTCCTTGTCCGCATTGCCGAGCGAGATTCCAGCCAGCCTTATATCAGACTGGCGTTGGCTACGTGGGCCGGAGCTGTAGCCAGTCTCATATCGGATAACGGTTTTCCCGGTATGCGCGGCTATCTGATCTGGATGATGATCGGAATAGGACTGTGGGCGAAAGATGTTATCGCGGAAAGAAGGTAG
- a CDS encoding oligosaccharide flippase family protein gives MQNLQTISAPVRTLWSTVVRFAKSKDSSSAAVKTMIFSMLILVVNMLTGVLTARFLGPTGRGEQTAMVNWSQFLAFCMSFGVPSALIYNAKRNPEETGKLYGLALLLATMFGGLATLIGVFLIPYWLRSFSSSVILFAQCSMMMCPLIAISQINNALLQVRSEYKQYNLFRYLVPLSTLLGLTILILTGQMNPYTSALAYLLPGLPIYIGVTIRMVRLYKPKVKNSWTQFKNLFTYGMGSYGNDLMGQVSYYIDQILIAGLLRPADLGLYAVAVSLARMVNVFSTSIIVVLFPKASGLNKEDAVAITFRAFRVTSTATILAAMMLMLIAPFVFTLLYGQEFKQALTVFRLLVLEVAISGGTMVLAQQFMALGKPKLVTILQGVGLALVIPLLSILVPRYGLTGAGIAMLSSGILRFGFILCNVKFVLKMKIPRLLISKQDIQWLRSTMSHYIRKKPVNG, from the coding sequence GTGCAAAACTTACAAACAATATCCGCACCTGTCCGAACACTATGGTCCACGGTCGTTCGCTTTGCCAAAAGCAAGGATAGCAGCTCGGCAGCAGTTAAAACGATGATATTCAGCATGCTGATTCTCGTCGTAAACATGCTGACTGGCGTGCTGACGGCCCGATTCCTGGGTCCTACCGGACGCGGGGAACAGACCGCGATGGTGAACTGGTCCCAATTTCTCGCCTTCTGCATGAGCTTCGGTGTCCCGTCTGCGTTGATTTACAATGCGAAAAGGAACCCAGAGGAAACAGGCAAGCTGTACGGCCTCGCCTTGCTACTGGCGACGATGTTCGGGGGCTTGGCGACACTTATCGGCGTGTTCCTGATTCCATATTGGCTGCGCTCCTTTTCTTCATCGGTCATCCTGTTCGCCCAATGCTCCATGATGATGTGTCCGCTTATCGCGATCTCACAGATTAATAATGCATTGCTTCAGGTCCGGTCGGAATACAAGCAGTACAATTTGTTTCGGTATCTGGTACCGCTGAGTACGCTGCTGGGTCTGACGATCCTAATCCTGACGGGTCAAATGAATCCGTATACCTCAGCCTTGGCCTATTTGCTGCCAGGTTTGCCGATTTATATCGGTGTCACGATTCGAATGGTTCGGCTGTACAAACCGAAGGTGAAGAACAGCTGGACGCAATTCAAAAATCTCTTTACCTACGGCATGGGCTCATACGGCAATGATCTCATGGGGCAGGTTTCTTATTATATCGACCAGATCCTGATTGCAGGTCTGCTCAGACCGGCTGATCTCGGCTTATATGCGGTAGCGGTCAGCCTGGCCCGGATGGTGAATGTATTTTCAACCTCGATTATCGTCGTGCTCTTTCCCAAAGCCTCCGGGTTAAACAAGGAGGATGCGGTTGCAATAACATTCCGGGCATTTCGGGTGACTTCAACAGCAACGATTCTGGCTGCCATGATGCTGATGCTGATTGCTCCGTTCGTATTTACATTGCTATATGGTCAGGAGTTTAAACAAGCGCTTACGGTATTCCGGTTACTGGTGCTTGAGGTTGCTATCAGCGGAGGAACCATGGTGCTGGCACAGCAATTCATGGCGCTGGGTAAGCCCAAGCTGGTTACCATCCTACAGGGTGTCGGATTGGCGCTCGTCATACCATTGCTGTCTATACTCGTTCCGAGATACGGCTTGACGGGTGCAGGGATAGCAATGCTGTCTTCGGGGATTCTACGGTTCGGTTTCATTTTATGTAATGTTAAATTCGTTCTGAAAATGAAAATTCCGAGACTGCTTATTTCCAAACAAGATATTCAATGGCTCCGATCAACGATGTCACACTACATCCGGAAAAAGCCAGTTAACGGTTAG
- a CDS encoding glycosyltransferase family 2 protein: protein MNHMSSVPADNRISVVIIAQDDGTRITAAIKSCQPFADDIVVIDGGSKDNTIQVAESLGCRVFSNPWPGYAKQRMFGVEKAEFDWIFLIDTDEVVDAELLGNLLKVKETLHDPAKAYSVFRIGDFLGKWMNKGEHLVRLYNRRIYGITNSLVHEMPDVASSQIIKLEGVLWHYGFRSISDHMTRFNKYTDLEAETAFNKGRSFRISRLLLRPPARFVQKYFVQGLYRKGLAGFAVAVFWVMYEFLVCFKHYELTKRRKKIEIVEDGQTEQKGETSYVVQ from the coding sequence ATGAACCACATGTCTAGCGTTCCCGCGGACAACCGGATATCCGTAGTTATTATCGCTCAGGATGATGGTACTCGAATCACAGCCGCCATTAAATCCTGCCAGCCCTTTGCGGACGATATCGTCGTCATTGACGGAGGGAGCAAGGACAATACGATTCAGGTAGCTGAATCATTGGGCTGTCGGGTGTTTTCCAACCCATGGCCCGGTTATGCGAAGCAGCGCATGTTTGGTGTTGAAAAAGCCGAGTTTGATTGGATTTTCCTGATTGATACAGACGAGGTGGTAGATGCGGAGCTTCTTGGAAATTTGTTGAAGGTCAAGGAAACGCTCCATGATCCTGCCAAAGCATACTCTGTGTTTCGAATTGGTGATTTTTTGGGCAAATGGATGAACAAAGGCGAGCATTTGGTTCGTCTGTACAATCGGCGTATTTACGGCATTACGAATAGTCTTGTTCATGAAATGCCGGATGTAGCCTCTTCCCAGATCATTAAACTGGAGGGTGTGTTATGGCACTACGGCTTCCGCAGTATCAGTGATCATATGACCCGTTTTAACAAGTATACGGACCTCGAAGCAGAGACGGCCTTTAACAAAGGCAGATCCTTTCGGATTTCCAGGCTGTTGTTGCGACCTCCAGCCCGCTTTGTGCAGAAGTATTTTGTCCAAGGCTTATACCGCAAGGGATTGGCAGGTTTTGCTGTAGCGGTCTTTTGGGTGATGTACGAGTTTCTGGTCTGCTTCAAGCATTATGAGCTGACGAAGCGGCGGAAAAAAATAGAGATTGTGGAAGACGGACAGACCGAGCAGAAAGGAGAAACCAGCTATGTCGTACAATAA
- a CDS encoding glycosyltransferase family 4 protein yields the protein MSYNNGFRIAATGLSWPSLQPGGLNTYFKSICEQLAEQNTLDALICSDEKPQVPENIRIHSIGSKQQSIWKRRELMQKYAATLFDKQPIDVLYSHFAPYGVGPALEAKKRGIPVVTTFHGPWTEEMKIEGQGLKHLLKTTLAKSIEMKAYGLADKFVVLSETFRDILHEHYKVPLSKIHIIPGAANIERFHPAEDRGTVRERLNLPQNATIVLTVRRLVNRMGLLQLLEAWRRVIERHPDHLLLIGGKGPLMEELASKVAEYNLHNHVRLLGYVSDEELPLYHQASNMFVVPTQALEGFGLITVEAMASGVPVMATPVGGNREILSGFRPELLFRGTDSEAIAEGLLRVLDNREALPNARECRDHVLSKYTWGHVVEQVEDVFRQVLDRKAAAKC from the coding sequence ATGTCGTACAATAACGGTTTTCGCATTGCAGCAACAGGGCTTAGCTGGCCGTCCCTGCAGCCCGGCGGATTAAACACGTACTTCAAATCCATCTGTGAGCAACTGGCAGAGCAAAATACGCTGGATGCTTTAATCTGTAGCGATGAGAAGCCGCAAGTACCTGAAAATATCCGAATTCATTCGATTGGCAGCAAGCAGCAATCCATCTGGAAGCGTCGAGAGCTGATGCAAAAATATGCAGCAACGCTGTTCGACAAGCAGCCGATAGATGTGCTGTACTCCCATTTTGCCCCCTATGGTGTCGGACCGGCGCTGGAGGCGAAAAAACGGGGAATTCCGGTAGTCACCACCTTCCACGGCCCATGGACGGAGGAAATGAAAATTGAAGGGCAAGGCCTCAAGCATCTGCTGAAAACAACGTTGGCCAAATCCATTGAAATGAAGGCATATGGCCTGGCGGACAAATTTGTAGTGCTGAGTGAAACCTTTCGGGATATTCTGCATGAGCATTATAAGGTTCCACTCAGCAAAATCCATATCATTCCCGGTGCAGCCAATATAGAGAGGTTCCATCCGGCAGAGGATCGGGGGACGGTGCGGGAACGGCTGAATTTGCCACAGAATGCGACGATTGTGCTGACCGTCCGTCGTCTTGTTAACCGAATGGGACTGCTGCAACTGCTGGAAGCATGGCGGCGGGTAATTGAGCGTCATCCTGATCATCTACTGCTGATTGGAGGGAAGGGACCTCTGATGGAGGAACTGGCTTCCAAGGTGGCAGAATACAATCTTCATAATCATGTAAGATTGCTTGGATATGTATCGGATGAGGAACTTCCCCTGTATCATCAGGCATCGAATATGTTCGTTGTGCCGACACAGGCACTGGAGGGCTTCGGCCTGATTACGGTGGAAGCGATGGCCTCGGGGGTTCCGGTGATGGCGACTCCTGTAGGCGGCAACAGGGAAATTTTAAGTGGATTCCGTCCGGAGCTGTTGTTCCGGGGAACGGACAGCGAAGCCATTGCGGAAGGACTGCTGCGTGTGCTGGATAACCGCGAAGCCCTTCCCAACGCACGGGAATGCAGGGACCATGTCCTGAGCAAATATACGTGGGGACATGTGGTGGAGCAGGTGGAAGATGTGTTCCGGCAGGTCCTTGACAGAAAGGCGGCTGCAAAATGCTGA
- a CDS encoding glycosyltransferase family 4 protein encodes MLRIAYIDHTARWSGGEVALYNILTNIGEHIDPLVILAEEGDLADRLRQRNIDVRIVPLDDSIRNRGRNAVNLGAPAAAYRLLAYGKKLAPLLREEKVVCVHTNSLKSAFYGAVAAKSAKVPLIWHIRDHIGPPYLKPIVAKGIRLMSRFLPNGVIANSKSTLSALELPPDKKTLVVYSAFAKAITARDATANSRDDDSFNVVLVGRLAEWKGQHILLEAARSFLPDKRVKFWLAGDALFGEEEYKRRLESTMREYGLDNVNLLGHVDDIQGLMQRCDLLIHTSITPEPFGQVIIEGMAAGLPVIASNEGGPKETVVPNETGLLIEPGDPAKLEEAIRWMLEHPQERQHMGDKGMERVRKHFVIENTVKDIVHYYKGLLAGV; translated from the coding sequence ATGCTGAGAATAGCTTATATTGACCACACGGCAAGATGGAGCGGCGGCGAAGTCGCGTTGTATAACATACTGACGAACATCGGGGAACATATCGATCCGCTGGTGATTTTGGCGGAGGAAGGCGATTTGGCAGATCGTCTTCGGCAGCGCAACATTGATGTACGTATCGTTCCGCTGGATGATTCCATTCGCAATCGGGGACGGAATGCCGTCAATCTGGGTGCGCCTGCGGCAGCCTACCGACTGTTGGCTTATGGGAAAAAGCTTGCGCCTTTGCTGCGCGAGGAAAAGGTCGTGTGTGTTCACACGAACTCACTCAAGTCGGCGTTCTACGGCGCGGTAGCCGCGAAGTCAGCGAAGGTGCCGTTGATCTGGCATATCCGTGACCATATCGGCCCACCGTACCTGAAGCCGATTGTGGCCAAAGGCATTCGGCTGATGTCCCGCTTTTTGCCTAACGGCGTCATTGCCAATTCCAAGTCCACGCTGAGTGCGCTGGAGCTGCCCCCGGACAAAAAGACGCTCGTCGTCTACTCGGCATTTGCCAAAGCGATTACGGCCCGTGATGCGACTGCAAATTCACGTGACGATGACTCGTTTAACGTCGTATTGGTCGGCAGACTGGCAGAGTGGAAGGGACAGCACATTTTACTGGAAGCTGCTCGCTCTTTTTTACCAGATAAGCGTGTGAAATTTTGGCTGGCTGGGGATGCGCTGTTCGGCGAAGAGGAATACAAACGCCGTCTGGAATCCACGATGCGCGAATACGGATTAGACAACGTTAACTTACTTGGACACGTCGATGACATTCAGGGCTTGATGCAGCGCTGTGATCTGCTCATTCACACCTCCATTACACCGGAGCCGTTCGGGCAGGTCATTATTGAGGGCATGGCTGCAGGTCTGCCAGTGATTGCTTCGAATGAGGGTGGACCCAAGGAAACCGTTGTACCGAACGAAACCGGGCTGCTTATTGAACCGGGTGATCCGGCCAAGCTGGAAGAAGCCATCCGCTGGATGCTGGAGCATCCGCAGGAACGTCAGCACATGGGCGATAAAGGGATGGAACGGGTCAGGAAACATTTTGTTATCGAGAACACCGTTAAGGATATAGTTCATTACTATAAGGGTTTGTTGGCAGGAGTCTGA
- a CDS encoding glycosyltransferase, with the protein MKIAIAHDYLIQMGGAERVVEVFHDMYPKAPIFTTVFSDDRLSNNLKDADIRATWLQHIPGVKANFKGVLPLYPIAIRDFDFRDFDIVLSSSSAFMKSIQVPKHTFHICYCHTPMRFAWDYDTYMARQSKSNLLKSMLKLYMNRLKTWDAKTSRNVNQFVANSSVVQRRILHYYQRESDVIFPPVNTSRFQRATSIGDYYLIVSRLVSYKRVDLAIEAFKRNGLKLRIVGEGPDRKRLEGMASPNIEFLGRLEDEEVNKLMAECRALVFPGEEDFGITPLEANAAGRPVIAYQGGGALDTIVPHVNGVFFRRHQVEDVLEAVAKVEQHAWDVDGIISHARKFDEDTFKDHFKKYVEQAYVNFLKGG; encoded by the coding sequence ATGAAAATAGCGATAGCACACGATTACTTAATCCAAATGGGCGGAGCGGAAAGGGTGGTAGAGGTATTCCACGATATGTATCCGAAGGCTCCAATCTTCACAACGGTGTTCAGCGACGACCGCCTGTCGAACAACTTGAAGGATGCAGATATTAGAGCCACCTGGCTACAGCACATCCCGGGAGTGAAGGCCAATTTCAAAGGAGTGCTGCCGCTGTACCCCATTGCTATCCGTGATTTTGATTTTAGGGATTTCGACATTGTTTTAAGCTCCAGCAGCGCATTTATGAAAAGCATCCAGGTACCTAAGCATACGTTTCACATTTGTTATTGTCACACACCGATGCGGTTTGCCTGGGATTACGATACATATATGGCCCGGCAGTCCAAATCCAACCTGCTCAAAAGCATGCTAAAGCTGTACATGAATCGGTTGAAAACATGGGATGCCAAAACTTCTCGCAATGTAAACCAATTTGTCGCCAACTCTTCGGTCGTCCAACGGAGAATTCTGCACTATTACCAGCGGGAGTCGGATGTCATTTTCCCTCCTGTTAATACATCCCGTTTCCAACGTGCTACAAGCATTGGTGACTATTACCTGATCGTATCCCGGTTAGTGTCCTACAAGCGCGTTGACCTGGCGATTGAAGCATTCAAGCGCAATGGTCTCAAGCTGCGCATTGTCGGTGAAGGACCGGATCGTAAAAGACTGGAGGGCATGGCCTCCCCGAATATTGAGTTTCTTGGCAGACTTGAAGACGAAGAGGTCAACAAGCTGATGGCAGAATGCCGGGCGCTCGTTTTTCCGGGGGAGGAGGACTTCGGTATCACGCCTCTGGAGGCGAATGCAGCTGGGCGGCCTGTTATCGCTTATCAGGGCGGGGGAGCGCTGGATACCATTGTTCCTCATGTGAATGGTGTATTTTTCCGTAGACATCAGGTAGAGGATGTGCTGGAGGCGGTCGCCAAGGTCGAGCAGCATGCATGGGATGTGGACGGTATCATTAGCCATGCACGCAAATTTGATGAAGATACGTTCAAGGATCATTTCAAAAAGTATGTAGAGCAAGCCTATGTGAACTTTCTAAAAGGAGGATGA
- a CDS encoding UDP-glucose/GDP-mannose dehydrogenase family protein, which yields MKLAVIGTGYVGLVSGVCFAHKGNEVICVDLEQYKIDMLNRAESPIYEPGIEELIALNMEAGRLEFTSDLADAVRRSDIVILAVGTPSLANGEANLSYIEQAAADVGKAMNGYKIIMTKSTVPVGTNEKIKDVLAHHTSLSFDIVSAPEFLREGSAINDTLHPDRIIIGLDNTGLRETMVTLHQVFTDKIYVTDIRSAEMIKYASNAFLATKISFINEIANICEKVGADVTCVADGMGMDKRIGSSFLQAGIGYGGSCFPKDTNALIQIAGNVDYEFKLLKSVVEVNTDQRFMIVSKLRESLGQLHGVPIGIWGLAFKPNTDDIREAPALEIVETLIQAGAIVKLYDPIAMEKFKERVDHPNIVWCSSPQQAAEGSDAVCLLTDWEEFKNVNLVQLSSILHKPVLIDGRNVFTEEQIQGSGLEYYSVGRPRMSGWNRDKVEA from the coding sequence ATGAAGCTGGCTGTAATCGGTACTGGATACGTTGGGCTCGTCTCGGGCGTGTGTTTTGCACATAAAGGTAATGAGGTGATTTGTGTCGATCTGGAGCAGTACAAAATTGATATGCTGAACCGGGCTGAATCTCCTATTTATGAACCTGGCATAGAGGAATTGATCGCGTTAAATATGGAAGCGGGTCGTTTGGAGTTTACTTCGGATTTGGCCGACGCGGTTCGCCGCTCGGATATCGTTATTTTGGCGGTGGGTACGCCGTCTCTAGCTAACGGTGAAGCGAATTTGTCCTACATTGAGCAGGCGGCTGCTGATGTCGGGAAGGCCATGAACGGGTATAAAATTATTATGACCAAGAGCACGGTGCCTGTCGGAACGAACGAAAAGATCAAGGACGTGCTGGCTCATCATACGAGTTTGTCCTTCGATATTGTATCCGCTCCGGAATTTTTGAGAGAAGGCTCTGCTATCAATGATACTCTCCATCCAGATCGCATCATTATCGGTTTGGACAATACGGGGCTGCGTGAAACGATGGTTACGCTGCATCAGGTGTTCACGGATAAAATTTATGTAACGGATATCCGCAGTGCCGAGATGATCAAATACGCGTCCAACGCATTTCTGGCGACCAAAATTTCGTTTATCAACGAAATCGCCAATATTTGCGAAAAGGTAGGCGCGGATGTTACCTGTGTGGCTGACGGCATGGGGATGGACAAACGAATCGGGTCCTCTTTCCTGCAAGCAGGGATTGGGTACGGTGGCTCTTGCTTCCCGAAAGACACGAATGCGCTCATCCAAATTGCGGGTAATGTGGATTATGAATTTAAGCTGTTAAAATCGGTGGTCGAGGTGAACACGGACCAGCGTTTCATGATCGTATCCAAGCTGCGCGAATCGCTGGGTCAGCTGCACGGCGTGCCGATTGGCATTTGGGGCTTGGCCTTCAAGCCGAATACAGACGATATCCGCGAGGCTCCGGCACTGGAAATCGTTGAAACGCTGATTCAGGCAGGTGCTATTGTGAAGCTGTATGATCCGATTGCAATGGAAAAATTCAAGGAGCGCGTGGATCATCCGAATATTGTATGGTGCTCATCCCCGCAGCAAGCTGCCGAAGGAAGCGACGCGGTCTGCCTGCTGACCGATTGGGAAGAGTTCAAAAACGTCAATCTCGTACAATTGTCTTCCATTCTGCACAAGCCAGTCCTGATTGACGGTCGTAACGTATTTACGGAGGAGCAGATTCAAGGCTCCGGGCTGGAATACTATTCCGTGGGTCGTCCGCGGATGAGTGGGTGGAATCGGGATAAGGTGGAAGCTTAA